From the genome of Onthophagus taurus isolate NC chromosome 5, IU_Otau_3.0, whole genome shotgun sequence, one region includes:
- the LOC111422226 gene encoding uncharacterized protein: MKVSSFFLHLTLFWITLTTKIVSTAPKNPIKTKKSLSYFDFLQKPEETDFLSSTFQRLHENKDQNDANNIKNDVFSLTRSYGVKKSKPASNQVFNSPIYYIRLPPQPFMFIPGFGYVSKPELNVPESFLNVPVDFISNGKPGMIYQWNGGFVDFPAKENEVKKIKKTKIKSKSDSRVYKIPGKFVFNGKPNDVFVLTDKYGFYNDGLQSFYP, translated from the coding sequence gtTTCATCATTTTTTCTCCACCTAACGCTATTCTGGATAACATTAACCACAAAAATCGTCTCAACAGCACCAAAGAACccaataaaaaccaaaaaatcgTTATCCTATTTCGACTTTCTTCAAAAACCAGAAGAAACCGACTTTTTATCCTCAACTTTTCAACGATTACACGAAAACAAAGATCAAAATGATGCAAATAACATCAAGAATGACGTCTTCTCTTTAACTCGGAGTTATGGcgttaaaaaatcaaaaccaGCTTCAAACCAAGTCTTTAATTCCCCGATTTACTACATTCGATTACCCCCGCAACCTTTCATGTTTATCCCCGGATTTGGTTACGTTTCAAAGCCGGAATTAAACGTTCCGGAGTCGTTTTTGAACGTCCCCGTTGATTTTATATCGAATGGAAAACCCGGGATGATTTATCAATGGAATGGGGGATTTGTTGATTTTCCAGCTAAAGAAAATGAAGTAAAGAAGATTAAAAAGaccaaaattaaatcaaaatcggATTCGAGGGTTTATAAAATTCCCgggaaatttgtttttaatggaAAACCGAATGATGTGTTCGTTTTAACCGATAAATACGGATTTTATAACGATGGTTTGCAAAGTTTTTATCCTtaa